One window of the Halobacillus litoralis genome contains the following:
- a CDS encoding P1 family peptidase — protein MNKSIRDHGVTIGFMPPGKNNTLTDVQGVKVGHHTLSEGSQQTGVTAILPHGRNLFREKLIASSHIINGFGKTTGTIQLNELGTLETPIVLTNTFGVGAAFDAVVDYTLKNNPEIGRETGTVNPVIGECNDMWLNDIRERSVQKEHITEALDNADVDFEEGCVGAGTGMLCYSMKGGIGSASRIVELAAGEFTVGVLTLTNFGKLSDLLIDGNPFGQQLKEKILSKEDEKDRGSVMVIIATDLPVSERQLNRILKRSVTGLSRTGSIIGNGSGEVVIGFSTANEIPHEKSDTPLTLRMIHEEDMDQAFRAVGEAAEEAVLESLVKATPIIGRDGHERPTLTDLLETHNLSL, from the coding sequence ATGAACAAATCGATCAGAGACCATGGTGTGACTATCGGATTCATGCCCCCAGGAAAAAACAATACCCTAACAGACGTACAAGGAGTGAAAGTCGGACATCACACATTAAGTGAAGGAAGCCAACAAACAGGTGTGACCGCCATCCTTCCTCATGGGAGGAATCTTTTCAGAGAAAAATTAATCGCCTCCTCCCATATCATCAATGGGTTCGGAAAAACGACAGGAACCATTCAACTGAATGAGCTTGGCACATTAGAAACGCCGATTGTTTTGACAAATACTTTCGGAGTAGGAGCAGCCTTTGATGCCGTTGTTGATTATACTTTGAAAAATAACCCTGAAATTGGCAGGGAAACAGGAACAGTCAATCCTGTCATCGGTGAATGCAATGATATGTGGCTCAATGATATTAGGGAACGCTCCGTACAAAAAGAGCATATTACCGAAGCTCTGGACAATGCTGATGTAGATTTTGAGGAGGGCTGTGTAGGAGCGGGGACAGGTATGCTCTGCTATTCTATGAAAGGCGGAATTGGATCTGCTTCACGTATCGTCGAATTAGCTGCCGGAGAATTTACGGTCGGGGTCCTTACCCTTACGAACTTCGGGAAGTTAAGTGACTTGTTGATTGATGGCAATCCGTTTGGTCAACAACTGAAAGAAAAGATCCTATCAAAAGAAGATGAAAAGGACCGTGGGTCTGTAATGGTGATCATAGCCACTGACCTCCCCGTTTCAGAACGTCAGCTGAACCGTATCCTCAAGCGCTCGGTCACTGGACTTTCCCGAACCGGGTCCATCATAGGAAACGGAAGTGGGGAAGTTGTCATCGGCTTTTCGACCGCCAATGAAATTCCTCATGAAAAGTCTGATACACCATTAACACTAAGAATGATCCACGAAGAAGACATGGATCAAGCGTTTCGAGCTGTCGGAGAAGCTGCTGAAGAGGCCGTTCTGGAGTCCCTGGTCAAAGCCACGCCTATTATAGGAAGAGATGGTCATGAACGTCCGACACTGACAGATTTATTGGAAACTCATAATCTTTCCTTATAA
- the gltB gene encoding glutamate synthase large subunit translates to MQKHGYPVPQGLYHPENEHEACGIGVIANIDGTKSHSIVENAITILCNLEHRGGQSADVNTGDGAGILTQIPHNFFENQCEKEDIYLPEAGGYGIGMIFLPEDHDTRMECKRIFERLVEEEGQKFLGWRTVPVNDSFVGKDAKKTKPFIRQAFVAPSENIKNQMDLERRLYIIRKRAEIEIAAMDGYDDFYISSLSTNTIVYKGMLIPEQLDSFYIDLNHPDFKTALALVHSRFSTNTFPSWKRSHPNRMTIHNGEFNTLRGNVNWMRARQQLCNSEYFSEEDLEKILPVIDSQGSDSSMFDNAFEFLYLSGRSLAHTAMMMVPEPWSNDDTIQEDKKSFYEYHSCLMEPWDGPAALAYTNGKQIGACLDRNGLRPARYYVTKGGMIVLGSEVGALDIFADDILYKDRLHPGKMLLVDLEEGKIIPDEEIKLQTAREHPYKEWIEKNKFDLEDLPEPISEHPPVEGLIQQQLAFGYTTEELNKILMPMVTDKKDPVGSMGYDSPLAVLSKKPQLLYSYFKQLFAQVTNPPIDAIREKLITMVETTIGAEGNLVDPQPESCRQIRIKSPVLTNRQLEQLRQQNVEGFKAQTLSILFEAKANKLKPAIDRVFEQADQAIEDGTTLLVLSDRGVGRDYTAIPSLLAVSGLHHHLIRKGTRTKVSILIESGEAREVHHFATLLGYGAEGINPYLAYESLKDLDERGLIEVDSHEQAVETYVKSATDGIIKVLSKMGISTIQSYRGAQIFEAVGIHKDVIDLYFTRTASRLGGIGLDIIEKEALMRHETAFDEQRGSQNTLEAGDDFQYRENGEDHQYNPQTIATLQHACRANDYDLFKQYSQMLTDEKNNLQSLRGLLSFKKRPSIPVEEVESVEDICKRFKTGAMSYGSISEEAHEALAVAMNRLGGRSNSGEGGENPSRFTPEENGDMKRSAIKQVASGRFGVNSHYLVNADEIQIKVAQGAKPGEGGHLPGKKVYPWIAEVRGSTPGVELISPPPHHDIYSIEDLAELIYNLKNANPKARVSVKLVSAVGVGTIAAGVAKGRADLVLISGYDGGTGAAPRTSIKHTGLPWEIGLAETHQTLVLDRLRDRIVVETDGKMMTGRDVVVASLLGAEEYGFSTAPLVVLGCVMMRVCHLNTCPVGVATQDPELRKKFTGEADHLENFMRFIAQEARELMAELGFRSINEMIGRTDVLETNQAVDHWKAKGVDLSALLYQPDVPDNYGRFATIKQDHGLDKTLDVEELIPLCKKAIENGEPIESTGSIRNIHRVTGTILGSEITRRYGAEGLPEDTVKLTFKGSAGQSFGAFIPKGVSLRLVGDANDYVGKGLSGGKVIVHPSPKSTFAPEENTIIGNVAFYGASDGEAYINGLAGERFCVRNSGAEVVVEGVGDHGCEYMTGGRVVVLGGTGRNFAAGMSGGIAYVLDETERPFETKCNKELVHLHQLEDDQEIEKLYNMIKKHVAYTKSVLGERILADWETYVSKFVKVIPRDYLAMEERIQRLKDDGLEKFDAEMTAFDERNKPVATVK, encoded by the coding sequence ATGCAAAAACACGGATATCCTGTTCCGCAAGGTTTATATCATCCGGAGAATGAGCATGAGGCTTGTGGAATCGGAGTGATTGCCAATATTGATGGAACAAAGAGCCATAGTATTGTTGAAAATGCCATCACCATACTCTGTAATTTAGAGCACCGGGGTGGACAATCTGCTGACGTAAATACAGGGGATGGGGCTGGAATATTAACTCAGATCCCTCATAACTTTTTTGAAAACCAATGTGAAAAAGAAGATATATACCTTCCTGAGGCTGGTGGTTATGGCATCGGGATGATTTTCTTACCGGAAGATCATGACACCAGAATGGAATGTAAGAGAATCTTCGAACGTCTTGTTGAAGAGGAAGGGCAGAAATTCCTTGGGTGGCGGACGGTACCTGTCAATGATTCGTTCGTCGGTAAAGATGCGAAAAAGACGAAACCATTTATCCGCCAGGCGTTCGTAGCACCTTCTGAAAATATAAAGAACCAAATGGATTTGGAACGTCGTTTATATATCATACGTAAACGTGCAGAAATCGAGATTGCCGCAATGGATGGATATGATGACTTTTATATCAGTAGTCTTTCAACGAACACGATTGTTTACAAAGGAATGTTGATTCCGGAACAATTGGATTCGTTTTACATTGACCTGAACCATCCGGATTTCAAAACGGCCCTCGCTTTAGTGCATTCCCGTTTTAGTACAAACACCTTCCCGAGTTGGAAACGTTCACACCCGAATCGAATGACAATCCATAATGGGGAATTCAATACGTTGAGAGGTAATGTCAACTGGATGAGAGCCAGACAACAGCTCTGTAACTCCGAGTACTTCAGTGAAGAAGATTTGGAGAAGATTTTGCCGGTCATTGATTCTCAAGGCAGTGACTCCTCCATGTTTGACAACGCGTTTGAGTTCTTATATTTGTCAGGGCGTTCATTAGCACATACAGCGATGATGATGGTCCCTGAACCATGGTCGAACGATGATACGATTCAGGAAGACAAGAAGAGTTTTTACGAATATCACAGCTGCTTAATGGAACCTTGGGATGGTCCGGCTGCGCTTGCTTATACAAATGGAAAACAGATTGGTGCCTGCCTTGACCGTAATGGTCTGCGTCCAGCTCGCTATTATGTGACAAAAGGCGGGATGATTGTCCTCGGTTCAGAAGTGGGAGCCCTGGATATATTCGCTGATGATATTTTGTACAAGGATCGTTTGCATCCGGGCAAAATGCTGCTGGTGGATCTTGAAGAAGGAAAAATCATTCCTGATGAAGAGATCAAACTGCAGACAGCTCGTGAACATCCATATAAGGAATGGATTGAAAAGAATAAATTCGACTTGGAAGACCTTCCGGAGCCGATTTCTGAGCATCCTCCGGTAGAAGGACTCATCCAGCAGCAATTGGCTTTCGGCTACACCACAGAAGAATTGAACAAAATTCTTATGCCTATGGTGACTGATAAAAAGGACCCTGTAGGTTCCATGGGTTACGACTCCCCGTTAGCGGTCTTGTCGAAGAAGCCACAATTGCTTTACAGCTACTTCAAGCAATTGTTCGCCCAAGTGACCAATCCGCCGATCGACGCCATTCGGGAGAAGTTGATTACAATGGTGGAAACGACGATCGGTGCAGAAGGCAATCTTGTCGATCCTCAGCCGGAGAGCTGTCGTCAAATCCGTATCAAGTCTCCTGTACTGACGAATCGTCAGCTTGAACAATTGCGCCAGCAGAATGTGGAAGGTTTCAAAGCGCAGACATTGTCCATATTGTTTGAAGCGAAAGCAAACAAGCTGAAACCTGCTATCGATCGTGTGTTCGAACAAGCCGATCAAGCGATTGAGGATGGGACGACCTTGCTCGTGCTTTCTGACCGTGGAGTCGGTAGAGATTATACGGCTATCCCTTCATTACTTGCCGTATCAGGGCTCCACCATCATTTGATTCGAAAAGGAACACGGACGAAAGTCAGTATTCTTATTGAATCAGGAGAGGCGCGTGAAGTTCATCATTTTGCAACCCTTCTGGGCTATGGAGCAGAGGGAATCAATCCTTATCTCGCTTATGAGTCGTTAAAAGACTTGGATGAGCGTGGACTGATAGAAGTCGATTCTCATGAACAAGCCGTAGAGACCTATGTGAAATCTGCTACAGATGGAATCATCAAAGTGCTGTCAAAAATGGGAATCTCGACGATTCAGAGTTACCGGGGAGCTCAGATTTTCGAAGCCGTCGGTATCCATAAAGATGTCATCGACCTTTATTTCACTCGAACGGCTTCACGTCTCGGTGGTATCGGATTAGATATTATAGAAAAAGAGGCATTGATGCGTCATGAAACTGCGTTCGATGAGCAGCGCGGTTCACAAAATACACTCGAAGCAGGGGACGATTTCCAATATCGTGAAAACGGGGAGGATCACCAATACAACCCGCAGACGATTGCAACATTACAACACGCCTGCCGTGCGAATGACTATGATTTATTCAAGCAGTATTCACAGATGCTGACAGATGAAAAGAATAACCTGCAATCCCTTCGAGGGCTTTTATCATTCAAGAAGCGGCCTTCGATTCCAGTGGAAGAAGTGGAATCGGTGGAAGATATTTGTAAGAGGTTCAAAACAGGAGCCATGTCTTATGGATCTATCAGTGAAGAAGCCCATGAGGCCCTGGCCGTCGCCATGAACAGACTTGGCGGTCGAAGCAACTCCGGGGAAGGCGGGGAGAACCCGAGCCGCTTCACTCCTGAGGAAAACGGTGATATGAAGCGCAGTGCAATTAAACAGGTTGCGTCAGGGCGTTTCGGCGTAAATAGTCATTATTTAGTGAATGCAGACGAAATTCAAATTAAAGTCGCTCAAGGTGCGAAGCCTGGAGAAGGCGGACACTTGCCCGGCAAGAAAGTATATCCATGGATTGCTGAAGTGCGTGGTTCTACTCCTGGTGTTGAATTGATTTCGCCGCCACCACACCACGATATTTATTCAATCGAAGACTTGGCAGAACTTATTTATAACTTGAAAAATGCTAATCCAAAAGCCCGGGTCAGTGTGAAACTCGTTTCAGCTGTCGGTGTTGGAACAATTGCAGCCGGTGTTGCGAAAGGACGTGCAGATCTCGTCCTTATCAGTGGATATGATGGAGGAACTGGAGCTGCACCAAGAACGAGTATCAAACATACCGGTCTGCCATGGGAAATCGGATTGGCAGAAACCCACCAGACGCTCGTCCTCGACCGTTTGCGTGACCGTATCGTTGTAGAAACAGACGGAAAAATGATGACAGGGCGTGACGTCGTGGTTGCATCATTGCTGGGAGCCGAAGAGTATGGCTTTTCCACGGCACCGCTTGTCGTCCTTGGGTGTGTCATGATGCGTGTCTGTCACTTGAACACATGCCCGGTCGGTGTTGCGACTCAGGATCCCGAATTGCGTAAGAAGTTCACTGGGGAAGCCGATCACCTGGAAAATTTCATGCGTTTTATCGCTCAAGAAGCACGTGAATTGATGGCAGAGCTTGGCTTCCGCTCTATCAATGAAATGATTGGACGGACGGATGTATTAGAAACAAACCAAGCCGTCGATCACTGGAAAGCCAAAGGCGTCGACCTATCCGCACTTCTTTACCAGCCGGATGTACCTGATAACTACGGGCGTTTTGCCACAATTAAGCAGGACCATGGTCTGGATAAGACGTTGGATGTAGAAGAATTGATCCCATTGTGCAAGAAAGCTATTGAAAATGGGGAACCGATTGAAAGCACAGGTTCAATCCGTAACATCCACCGGGTGACCGGAACGATTCTCGGCAGTGAAATCACCCGCCGATACGGAGCTGAAGGGCTTCCAGAAGATACAGTGAAACTGACATTTAAAGGTTCAGCTGGTCAAAGTTTCGGTGCTTTCATACCCAAAGGGGTGTCCTTGAGACTTGTGGGAGATGCGAATGATTATGTCGGTAAAGGATTATCAGGTGGTAAAGTCATCGTCCATCCTTCACCTAAGTCAACCTTTGCGCCCGAAGAGAATACCATTATCGGTAACGTTGCTTTCTACGGAGCATCTGACGGAGAAGCTTATATCAATGGCCTGGCTGGTGAACGTTTCTGTGTAAGGAATAGTGGAGCAGAAGTGGTCGTCGAAGGTGTCGGTGATCATGGATGTGAATATATGACAGGTGGTAGAGTAGTCGTTCTTGGTGGAACTGGTCGTAACTTCGCAGCGGGTATGTCCGGAGGCATCGCTTATGTCCTTGACGAGACGGAAAGGCCATTTGAAACGAAATGTAACAAAGAGCTTGTTCATCTTCATCAATTAGAAGATGATCAGGAAATCGAAAAGCTATATAACATGATCAAAAAGCATGTCGCTTATACGAAAAGCGTGCTGGGCGAGCGGATTTTAGCGGACTGGGAGACTTATGTTTCTAAGTTTGTCAAAGTGATCCCTAGAGATTACTTGGCGATGGAGGAACGCATCCAAAGGTTGAAAGATGATGGTTTAGAGAAGTTCGATGCGGAAATGACCGCATTTGATGAACGTAACAAACCGGTAGCAACAGTTAAATAA
- a CDS encoding glutamate synthase subunit beta, with product MGKSTGFMEYERQSIPERDPATRTKDWEDYTLPLSEEEVQKQGARCMDCGVPTCHSGMEVNGMTTGCPVYHLIPEWNDLVYRGQWKEALEKEHEMNNFPEFTGFACPAPCEGACVLGINEPPVAIRSVERSIIEKGFDEGWVKPEPPAYRTGRSVAVVGSGPAGLAAAAQLNKAGHWVTVYERNDRVGGLLTYGIPEMKLPYNIVERRVNILKEEGIRFLTNTEVGRDYPVSRLNEEYDTVILCGGATTPRNLEVQGRNLKGIHYAMDFLHANTKSLLDSGHEDDNYISAKDKNVIVIGGGDTGTDCMSTSMRHECKSLVQFDIYDKKGSTRDNETNPWPQYPIIHRMEYGQKEAEARFGKDPRAYAVMTKKFVGDENNRIKEVHTIDVALSYDEKGNKVRTEIPGTEKVWEADLVLLAIGFSGPEQDLIEKLGVETTVRSNIAAQYGKYTTNVEGVFAAGDMRRGQSLIVWAINEGREVARECDRYMMGSTQLP from the coding sequence ATGGGAAAGTCTACTGGATTCATGGAGTATGAGCGTCAATCTATACCTGAACGCGATCCTGCAACACGAACAAAAGATTGGGAAGATTACACGCTTCCCCTCTCAGAAGAAGAGGTCCAAAAGCAAGGAGCCCGCTGCATGGACTGCGGCGTTCCTACTTGCCATTCAGGAATGGAGGTCAATGGGATGACAACGGGGTGCCCCGTATATCACCTTATTCCTGAATGGAACGATCTCGTTTACAGAGGTCAATGGAAGGAAGCTTTAGAAAAAGAACATGAGATGAATAACTTCCCGGAATTCACAGGTTTCGCCTGCCCTGCACCATGTGAAGGTGCATGTGTATTAGGCATCAATGAACCTCCTGTAGCGATCCGAAGCGTGGAGCGTTCGATTATTGAGAAAGGGTTCGACGAAGGCTGGGTCAAACCGGAACCCCCTGCCTACCGCACAGGAAGAAGCGTGGCTGTCGTAGGGTCTGGACCAGCTGGTCTGGCTGCAGCCGCCCAATTGAACAAAGCCGGTCACTGGGTTACCGTATATGAGCGCAACGACCGTGTTGGGGGTCTGTTGACTTACGGCATACCTGAAATGAAACTTCCTTACAATATCGTGGAGCGACGGGTGAACATTTTGAAAGAAGAAGGCATCCGTTTCCTTACAAATACAGAAGTGGGGAGAGACTACCCTGTTTCTCGATTGAATGAAGAATATGATACGGTAATCCTTTGTGGCGGAGCAACCACGCCTCGTAATCTGGAAGTCCAGGGCCGCAATTTGAAGGGCATCCACTATGCGATGGATTTCCTCCATGCGAATACAAAGAGTCTTCTTGATTCAGGTCATGAAGATGACAACTATATCAGTGCTAAAGATAAGAACGTAATCGTTATCGGTGGTGGAGACACAGGTACAGACTGTATGTCCACATCCATGCGTCACGAATGTAAAAGCCTTGTTCAATTTGATATTTACGATAAAAAAGGGTCGACACGCGACAATGAAACAAACCCATGGCCGCAATACCCGATTATCCATCGGATGGAGTACGGCCAGAAAGAAGCGGAAGCAAGGTTCGGTAAAGACCCTCGTGCCTACGCAGTCATGACGAAAAAGTTCGTCGGTGACGAAAACAACCGTATCAAAGAAGTACACACGATTGATGTCGCACTTTCTTATGATGAAAAAGGCAACAAAGTCCGTACAGAAATCCCGGGTACGGAAAAGGTCTGGGAAGCAGATCTTGTTCTACTTGCAATTGGTTTCAGTGGACCTGAGCAAGACTTAATTGAAAAATTGGGTGTTGAAACGACTGTCCGTTCGAATATAGCTGCACAGTATGGAAAGTACACGACTAATGTCGAGGGCGTATTTGCAGCAGGAGATATGCGCCGCGGCCAAAGCTTGATCGTGTGGGCGATCAACGAAGGCCGTGAAGTTGCACGAGAATGTGATCGTTATATGATGGGCAGTACTCAGCTCCCGTAA